A single Ammospiza caudacuta isolate bAmmCau1 chromosome 14, bAmmCau1.pri, whole genome shotgun sequence DNA region contains:
- the XIAP gene encoding E3 ubiquitin-protein ligase XIAP isoform X2 has protein sequence MTCNVPPSSGASADTDGAQDWAQERERRGTFVGFPQDCPVSVLALAQAGFVYTGEGDKVKCFSCHTTVEGWVSGDSAVERHKQLAPNCKFITESAFLESSMDPDTQNYQNGTENGTSNSALPCALDDPDVEADYLLRTRQVVDMSDTLYPKNPGMCSEETRLKSFHNWPLNGQLTPQELANAGFYYTGVGDQVACFCCGGKLKNWEPGDRAWSEHKRHFPKCLFVLGRDVGNVSSESVPSELGVSGLNNAQYPRNPSMAKYGKRLQTFLSWIYPVDKEQLAEAGFYSIGKGDHVVCFHCGGGLQEWKENEDPWDQHAKWFPGCRFVRNEKGIEFINNVHLKDGCTDSTTEAAEGTIIPKDLSTEEKLRRLQEEKLCKICMAKDVSVVFIPCGHLVACKECAQLLNECPLCRKDIMKIQEVFLY, from the exons ATGACGTGCAATGTCCCCCCAAGCTCGGGAGCCTCTGCGGACACCGACGGGGCCCAGGACTGGGCACAGGAACGGGAGCGACGGGGAACTTTTGTGGGATTCCCACAGGACTGTCCTGTTTCTGTGCTGGCTCTAGCCCAAGCTGGCTTTGTTTATACTGGAGAAGGTGACAAAGTGAAGTGCTTCAGTTGCCATACTACTGTTGAAGGATGGGTGTCCGGGGATTCTGCAGTTGAGAGACACAAACAACTTGCCCCCAACTGCAAGTTTATTACTGAATCTGCTTTTCTGGAAAGTAGCATGGATCCTGATACCCAGAACTACCAGAATGGAACTGAAAATGGTACCAGCAATTCAGCCCTCCCGTGTGCTCTGGATGACCCTGATGTGGAGGCAGATTACCTTTTGAGAACTAGGCAGGTTGTGGATATGTCAGATACTTTATATCCTAAAAACCCTGGGATGTGCAGTGAAGAAACGAGATTAAAGTCTTTTCATAACTGGCCTCTCAATGGCCAGTTGACGCCACAGGAATTAGCTAATGCTGGATTTTATTACACGGGTGTTGGTGACCAAGTGGCATGTTTTTGTTGTGGTGGAAAATTGAAGAACTGGGAACCCGGTGACAGAGCTTGGTCAGAACACAAGAGGCATTTTCCCAAATGCCTTTTTGTCCTGGGCCGGGATGTAGGAAATGTTTCAAGTGAATCTGTTCCTTCTGAGCTTGGTGTAAGTGGTCTGAACAATGCACAGTACCCAAGGAATCCCTCTATGGCAAAATATGGAAAACGTTTACAAACGTTTTTATCTTGGATATATCCTGTTGACAAGGAGCAACTTGCTGAAGCTGGGTTCTATAGCATAG GTAAGGGTGATCATGTTGTGTGTTTCCACTGTGGTGGAGGATTGCAAgaatggaaggaaaatgagGACCCTTGGGATCAACATGCCAAATGGTTTCCTGG GTGCAGATTTGTGAGGAATGAAAAGGGGATAGAATTTATAAATAATGTTCACTTAAAAGATGGGTGTACGGATTCAACA ACAGAAGCTGCTGAAGGGACAATAATTCCTAAAG ACCTCAGTACTGAAGAGAAGTTAAGACGTTTGCAGGAAGAAAAGCTCTGTAAAATCTGTATGGCTAAGGATGTGTCTGTTGTCTTCATCCCCTGTGGTCACCTGGTTGCCTGTAAGGAATGTGCTCAATTGCTTAATGAATGCCCTCTGTGTCGTAAAGATATTATGAAAATACAGGAAGTTTTTTTGTATTAG
- the XIAP gene encoding E3 ubiquitin-protein ligase XIAP isoform X1: MTCNVPPSSGASADTDGAQDWAQERERRGTFVGFPQDCPVSVLALAQAGFVYTGEGDKVKCFSCHTTVEGWVSGDSAVERHKQLAPNCKFITESAFLESSMDPDTQNYQNGTENGTSNSALPCALDDPDVEADYLLRTRQVVDMSDTLYPKNPGMCSEETRLKSFHNWPLNGQLTPQELANAGFYYTGVGDQVACFCCGGKLKNWEPGDRAWSEHKRHFPKCLFVLGRDVGNVSSESVPSELGVSGLNNAQYPRNPSMAKYGKRLQTFLSWIYPVDKEQLAEAGFYSIGKGDHVVCFHCGGGLQEWKENEDPWDQHAKWFPGCRFVRNEKGIEFINNVHLKDGCTDSTTEAAEGTIIPKDGLLQNPLVQSAIAMGFSLSEIRNTMEKRLQMTGESHTSVEDLVADLSAHKENTRDEEPNEIPVEQDELIQLQNLYLSTEEKLRRLQEEKLCKICMAKDVSVVFIPCGHLVACKECAQLLNECPLCRKDIMKIQEVFLY; encoded by the exons ATGACGTGCAATGTCCCCCCAAGCTCGGGAGCCTCTGCGGACACCGACGGGGCCCAGGACTGGGCACAGGAACGGGAGCGACGGGGAACTTTTGTGGGATTCCCACAGGACTGTCCTGTTTCTGTGCTGGCTCTAGCCCAAGCTGGCTTTGTTTATACTGGAGAAGGTGACAAAGTGAAGTGCTTCAGTTGCCATACTACTGTTGAAGGATGGGTGTCCGGGGATTCTGCAGTTGAGAGACACAAACAACTTGCCCCCAACTGCAAGTTTATTACTGAATCTGCTTTTCTGGAAAGTAGCATGGATCCTGATACCCAGAACTACCAGAATGGAACTGAAAATGGTACCAGCAATTCAGCCCTCCCGTGTGCTCTGGATGACCCTGATGTGGAGGCAGATTACCTTTTGAGAACTAGGCAGGTTGTGGATATGTCAGATACTTTATATCCTAAAAACCCTGGGATGTGCAGTGAAGAAACGAGATTAAAGTCTTTTCATAACTGGCCTCTCAATGGCCAGTTGACGCCACAGGAATTAGCTAATGCTGGATTTTATTACACGGGTGTTGGTGACCAAGTGGCATGTTTTTGTTGTGGTGGAAAATTGAAGAACTGGGAACCCGGTGACAGAGCTTGGTCAGAACACAAGAGGCATTTTCCCAAATGCCTTTTTGTCCTGGGCCGGGATGTAGGAAATGTTTCAAGTGAATCTGTTCCTTCTGAGCTTGGTGTAAGTGGTCTGAACAATGCACAGTACCCAAGGAATCCCTCTATGGCAAAATATGGAAAACGTTTACAAACGTTTTTATCTTGGATATATCCTGTTGACAAGGAGCAACTTGCTGAAGCTGGGTTCTATAGCATAG GTAAGGGTGATCATGTTGTGTGTTTCCACTGTGGTGGAGGATTGCAAgaatggaaggaaaatgagGACCCTTGGGATCAACATGCCAAATGGTTTCCTGG GTGCAGATTTGTGAGGAATGAAAAGGGGATAGAATTTATAAATAATGTTCACTTAAAAGATGGGTGTACGGATTCAACA ACAGAAGCTGCTGAAGGGACAATAATTCCTAAAG ATGGTCTCTTACAGAATCCTTTGGTACAAAGTGCCATAGCCATGGGTTTCAGTTTGTCTGAGATTAGGAACACCATGGAAAAGAGATTGCAGATGACTGGAGAAAGTCACACATCTGTTGAGGATCTGGTAGCAGACTTAAGTGCTCATAAAGAAAATACAAGGGATGAAGAACCAAATGAAATCCCAGTTGAGCAAGATGAGCTTATTCAGTTACAAAACCTCT ACCTCAGTACTGAAGAGAAGTTAAGACGTTTGCAGGAAGAAAAGCTCTGTAAAATCTGTATGGCTAAGGATGTGTCTGTTGTCTTCATCCCCTGTGGTCACCTGGTTGCCTGTAAGGAATGTGCTCAATTGCTTAATGAATGCCCTCTGTGTCGTAAAGATATTATGAAAATACAGGAAGTTTTTTTGTATTAG